From Enterococcus wangshanyuanii, the proteins below share one genomic window:
- a CDS encoding NUDIX domain-containing protein encodes MMRFEDFEEKTISRNEIFKGHIIEVVVDDVQLPDGGTGKRELVFHPGAVAVIPITADNKMIMVKQYRKPLEKVTLEIPAGKIDPGEQNNPKETAERELEEETGYRANKFSFVNSMYVSPGFANELLHIYFAEQLEKVPNPRPLDDDEVIELYTLTLAEAKAEIASGLICDAKTIFAVQYWELQQLKEDKR; translated from the coding sequence ATGATGCGTTTTGAAGATTTTGAAGAAAAAACGATTTCCAGAAATGAAATTTTTAAAGGTCATATTATTGAGGTCGTCGTCGATGACGTTCAGCTCCCTGATGGAGGAACAGGGAAACGTGAATTAGTTTTTCATCCAGGGGCTGTTGCAGTTATTCCGATTACAGCGGATAATAAAATGATCATGGTCAAACAATATCGAAAACCACTGGAAAAAGTTACTTTGGAGATTCCTGCTGGTAAAATCGATCCAGGAGAGCAAAATAATCCTAAAGAAACAGCTGAACGGGAATTGGAAGAAGAAACAGGCTATCGTGCAAACAAGTTTTCTTTCGTAAACTCTATGTATGTTTCACCAGGATTTGCTAATGAACTGCTGCATATTTATTTTGCTGAACAACTTGAAAAAGTTCCTAATCCTCGTCCGTTAGATGATGATGAAGTGATAGAATTGTATACATTAACATTAGCTGAGGCAAAGGCTGAAATCGCCAGCGGATTGATTTGTGATGCTAAAACAATCTTTGCTGTGCAGTATTGGGAGTTGCAGCAGCTAAAGGAGGATAAACGATGA
- a CDS encoding 5-bromo-4-chloroindolyl phosphate hydrolysis family protein yields the protein MRTGKLIKIIAYLILAGFVLRFITGVHLPAVIVAFVLLLVLLLTSSNKKNGKKEEQLPSLTKTKEEHYSKLGMTDQEIDFFRDTMNTTKKQIVKLQENMNASTKLRAIDLRNDTLRVSKALFKELVKEPKKLHLANHFLYTHLPNLVDLTSKYLEIDDHEIKNKQTYEKLEESAQIIDQVSKLIKKDYEQFVADDLDDLDIEISVAKNSLKRDNEHSETQE from the coding sequence ATGAGAACAGGGAAACTTATTAAAATAATTGCCTACTTAATTTTAGCTGGCTTCGTTCTGCGTTTTATTACCGGCGTACATCTACCTGCCGTTATCGTGGCTTTCGTACTATTATTGGTGTTGCTTTTGACAAGTTCAAATAAAAAAAATGGCAAGAAAGAAGAACAATTGCCTAGTTTGACCAAGACAAAAGAAGAGCATTATTCAAAACTTGGTATGACAGATCAAGAAATCGACTTTTTCCGTGATACGATGAACACAACGAAAAAACAAATCGTCAAGCTGCAAGAAAATATGAATGCTTCTACAAAATTAAGAGCGATCGATTTACGTAATGATACGTTGCGTGTATCAAAGGCCTTGTTTAAAGAATTAGTTAAAGAGCCTAAAAAGCTTCATTTGGCAAATCATTTTCTTTATACACACTTGCCTAACTTAGTTGATTTAACAAGTAAGTATTTAGAAATCGATGATCATGAAATCAAAAATAAACAAACCTACGAAAAATTAGAAGAAAGTGCTCAAATTATCGATCAAGTCTCAAAATTGATCAAAAAAGATTATGAACAATTTGTCGCAGACGATTTAGATGATCTAGATATTGAGATTTCCGTTGCTAAAAACAGCTTAAAAAGAGATAATGAACATAGTGAAACTCAAGAATAA
- the macP gene encoding cell wall synthase accessory phosphoprotein MacP has translation MSKSPLVTRTELRKRKEEAEREEQKYLEQQKKEADKEYRKKEKEISSFYRKEHKKQKEITKSRSNEQTKIRERSSTLTKAIIVVAILLAIVIFIVLNL, from the coding sequence ATGAGCAAAAGTCCGCTGGTCACTCGGACAGAATTACGAAAGCGAAAAGAAGAGGCTGAAAGAGAAGAACAGAAATATTTGGAACAACAAAAAAAAGAAGCGGATAAAGAATACCGCAAAAAGGAAAAAGAAATTTCCAGCTTTTACCGCAAAGAACATAAGAAGCAAAAGGAGATCACAAAAAGCCGATCAAATGAACAAACAAAAATTCGCGAGCGTAGTAGTACCTTGACGAAAGCTATTATCGTTGTCGCTATCTTACTCGCGATCGTTATATTTATTGTATTGAATTTATAG